One window of Leguminivora glycinivorella isolate SPB_JAAS2020 chromosome 9, LegGlyc_1.1, whole genome shotgun sequence genomic DNA carries:
- the LOC125229513 gene encoding organic cation transporter protein-like isoform X1 produces the protein MPSKSEPEKISEMMVENDAESQKTGQDPLERAIGAIGKWQIWVCFVVFLVKFPVAWHQMSIIFLAPPMNFTCAEESTTFDNVCHANCTSYKYDHSTFEDTIVSQWDLVCGRQWLKDLTQTFFMLGILVGNMVFGHLSDRFGRRMPFLAAVFLQLISGVATAYSVNWYMFTALRFMLAVATGGTMVTSFVLTMELIGARYRDTVGIIYQIPFNLGHLSLAAFGYYLRDWDKFQLAISLPSLIFLSYYYLLPESPRWLITAGRTDEAVKIMTGAAKRNGRPTENIASTTQKLSVDVSKPERASFLALFAHPRLRVRTLAICFNWFVCGLCFFGVSQYIGHVGGNIFTNVAISAAIQVPGTLISIYANRVLGRKITLISSNCITGLSCLLITVVPHSGAGHLALGCIGLWGMSISFSTVYLYAGEIFPTVVRNSGVGLSSTVARVGSMVAPFVATMSSASPWLPPLVFGITPLIGAGLCILLPDTRGRKLPDTIEEGEA, from the exons ATGCCATCTAAAAGTGAGCCTGAGAAGATAAGTGAAATGA TGGTGGAGAATGACGCCGAAAGTCAGAAGACGGGGCAAGACCCGCTAGAACGAGCTATCGGCGCCATCGGCAAATGGCAGATATGGGTCTGCTTCGTCGTGTTTCTCGTCAAATTCCCGGTGGCCTGGCACCAGATGAGCATCATCTTCCTCGCGCCCCCCATGAACTTCACCTGCGCCGAGGAATCTACCACTTTCGACAATGTTTGCCACGCCAACTGCACCAGCTACAAATACGACCACTCTACCTTCGAAGACACCATCGTCTCGCAATGGGATCTTGTCTGCGGACGACAATGGCTAAAAGATCTTACGCAAACCTTTTTCATGCTCGGCATCCTTGTTGGCAACATGGTCTTCGGCCACCTATCCGATCG GTTCGGACGAAGAATGCCGTTCCTAGCAGCAGTGTTCCTGCAGCTGATATCAGGCGTAGCGACGGCATATTCCGTGAACTGGTACATGTTCACAGCGCTCCGCTTCATGCTGGCCGTGGCCACCGGCGGCACCATGGTCACCAGCTTCGTCCTCACCATGGAGCTCATCGGCGCCAGATACAGAGACACCGTCGGCATCATCTACCAGATACCCTTCAACCTTGGACACCTATCTCTAGCGGCCTTCGGCTACTACCTCAGAGACTGGGACAAATTCCAACTGGCTATCTCGCTGCCGTCGCTCATATTCCTGAGCTATTATTATTTGTTGCCTGAATCGCCTAGGTGGCTTATCACTGCTGGAAGGACTGATGAAGCTGTGAAGATTATGACTGGCGCTGCTAAAAG AAACGGCCGGCCAACAGAGAACATCGCCTCGACCACGCAGAAGCTAAGCGTGGACGTGAGCAAGCCGGAGCGCGCGTCGTTCCTGGCGCTGTTCGCGCACCCGCGCCTGCGCGTGCGCACGCTCGCCATCTGCTTCAACTGGTTCGTGTGCGGGCTCTGCTTCTTCGGCGTGTCCCAGTACATCGGACATGTCGGCGGGAATATATTCACTAATGTCGCTATATCTGCTGCTATACAG GTCCCAGGCACTTTGATATCTATCTACGCGAACAGAGTTCTCGGACGGAAGATAACGCTTATCAGTTCCAACTGTATCACGGGGCTCAGCTGTCTACTCATAACCGTCGTCCCTCACTCGGGGGCTGGCCATCTCGCCCTCGGCTGCATTGGCCTCTGGGGCATGAGCATATCCTTCTCCACAGTATACTTGTACGCCGGGGAAATATTCCCCACAGTCGTCAGAAACTCCGGAGTAGGATTGTCGTCGACTGTAGCTAGAGTAGGTTCCATGGTGGCTCCGTTTGTAGCGACGATGTCTTCAGCCAGCCCCTGGTTGCCGCCTCTAGTGTTCGGCATCACGCCGCTCATCGGTGCTGGACTTTGTATACTTTTACCCGACACTAGGGGACGAAAATTGCCTGACACTATAGAAGAAGGTGAAGCGTGA
- the LOC125229513 gene encoding organic cation transporter protein-like isoform X2: MVENDAESQKTGQDPLERAIGAIGKWQIWVCFVVFLVKFPVAWHQMSIIFLAPPMNFTCAEESTTFDNVCHANCTSYKYDHSTFEDTIVSQWDLVCGRQWLKDLTQTFFMLGILVGNMVFGHLSDRFGRRMPFLAAVFLQLISGVATAYSVNWYMFTALRFMLAVATGGTMVTSFVLTMELIGARYRDTVGIIYQIPFNLGHLSLAAFGYYLRDWDKFQLAISLPSLIFLSYYYLLPESPRWLITAGRTDEAVKIMTGAAKRNGRPTENIASTTQKLSVDVSKPERASFLALFAHPRLRVRTLAICFNWFVCGLCFFGVSQYIGHVGGNIFTNVAISAAIQVPGTLISIYANRVLGRKITLISSNCITGLSCLLITVVPHSGAGHLALGCIGLWGMSISFSTVYLYAGEIFPTVVRNSGVGLSSTVARVGSMVAPFVATMSSASPWLPPLVFGITPLIGAGLCILLPDTRGRKLPDTIEEGEA, encoded by the exons a TGGTGGAGAATGACGCCGAAAGTCAGAAGACGGGGCAAGACCCGCTAGAACGAGCTATCGGCGCCATCGGCAAATGGCAGATATGGGTCTGCTTCGTCGTGTTTCTCGTCAAATTCCCGGTGGCCTGGCACCAGATGAGCATCATCTTCCTCGCGCCCCCCATGAACTTCACCTGCGCCGAGGAATCTACCACTTTCGACAATGTTTGCCACGCCAACTGCACCAGCTACAAATACGACCACTCTACCTTCGAAGACACCATCGTCTCGCAATGGGATCTTGTCTGCGGACGACAATGGCTAAAAGATCTTACGCAAACCTTTTTCATGCTCGGCATCCTTGTTGGCAACATGGTCTTCGGCCACCTATCCGATCG GTTCGGACGAAGAATGCCGTTCCTAGCAGCAGTGTTCCTGCAGCTGATATCAGGCGTAGCGACGGCATATTCCGTGAACTGGTACATGTTCACAGCGCTCCGCTTCATGCTGGCCGTGGCCACCGGCGGCACCATGGTCACCAGCTTCGTCCTCACCATGGAGCTCATCGGCGCCAGATACAGAGACACCGTCGGCATCATCTACCAGATACCCTTCAACCTTGGACACCTATCTCTAGCGGCCTTCGGCTACTACCTCAGAGACTGGGACAAATTCCAACTGGCTATCTCGCTGCCGTCGCTCATATTCCTGAGCTATTATTATTTGTTGCCTGAATCGCCTAGGTGGCTTATCACTGCTGGAAGGACTGATGAAGCTGTGAAGATTATGACTGGCGCTGCTAAAAG AAACGGCCGGCCAACAGAGAACATCGCCTCGACCACGCAGAAGCTAAGCGTGGACGTGAGCAAGCCGGAGCGCGCGTCGTTCCTGGCGCTGTTCGCGCACCCGCGCCTGCGCGTGCGCACGCTCGCCATCTGCTTCAACTGGTTCGTGTGCGGGCTCTGCTTCTTCGGCGTGTCCCAGTACATCGGACATGTCGGCGGGAATATATTCACTAATGTCGCTATATCTGCTGCTATACAG GTCCCAGGCACTTTGATATCTATCTACGCGAACAGAGTTCTCGGACGGAAGATAACGCTTATCAGTTCCAACTGTATCACGGGGCTCAGCTGTCTACTCATAACCGTCGTCCCTCACTCGGGGGCTGGCCATCTCGCCCTCGGCTGCATTGGCCTCTGGGGCATGAGCATATCCTTCTCCACAGTATACTTGTACGCCGGGGAAATATTCCCCACAGTCGTCAGAAACTCCGGAGTAGGATTGTCGTCGACTGTAGCTAGAGTAGGTTCCATGGTGGCTCCGTTTGTAGCGACGATGTCTTCAGCCAGCCCCTGGTTGCCGCCTCTAGTGTTCGGCATCACGCCGCTCATCGGTGCTGGACTTTGTATACTTTTACCCGACACTAGGGGACGAAAATTGCCTGACACTATAGAAGAAGGTGAAGCGTGA
- the LOC125229513 gene encoding organic cation transporter protein-like isoform X3, whose translation MVENDAESQKTGQDPLERAIGAIGKWQIWVCFVVFLVKFPVAWHQMSIIFLAPPMNFTCAEESTTFDNVCHANCTSYKYDHSTFEDTIVSQWDLVCGRQWLKDLTQTFFMLGILVGNMVFGHLSDRFGRRMPFLAAVFLQLISGVATAYSVNWYMFTALRFMLAVATGGTMVTSFVLTMELIGARYRDTVGIIYQIPFNLGHLSLAAFGYYLRDWDKFQLAISLPSLIFLSYYYLLPESPRWLITAGRTDEAVKIMTGAAKRNGRPTENIASTTQKLSVDVSKPERASFLALFAHPRLRVRTLAICFNWFVCGLCFFGVSQYIGHVGGNIFTNVAISAAIQVPGTLISIYANRVLGRKITLISSNCITGLSCLLITVVPHSGAGHLALGCIGLWGMSISFSTVYLYAGEIFPTVVRNSGVGLSSTVARVGSMVAPFVATMSSASPWLPPLVFGITPLIGAGLCILLPDTRGRKLPDTIEEGEA comes from the exons A TGGTGGAGAATGACGCCGAAAGTCAGAAGACGGGGCAAGACCCGCTAGAACGAGCTATCGGCGCCATCGGCAAATGGCAGATATGGGTCTGCTTCGTCGTGTTTCTCGTCAAATTCCCGGTGGCCTGGCACCAGATGAGCATCATCTTCCTCGCGCCCCCCATGAACTTCACCTGCGCCGAGGAATCTACCACTTTCGACAATGTTTGCCACGCCAACTGCACCAGCTACAAATACGACCACTCTACCTTCGAAGACACCATCGTCTCGCAATGGGATCTTGTCTGCGGACGACAATGGCTAAAAGATCTTACGCAAACCTTTTTCATGCTCGGCATCCTTGTTGGCAACATGGTCTTCGGCCACCTATCCGATCG GTTCGGACGAAGAATGCCGTTCCTAGCAGCAGTGTTCCTGCAGCTGATATCAGGCGTAGCGACGGCATATTCCGTGAACTGGTACATGTTCACAGCGCTCCGCTTCATGCTGGCCGTGGCCACCGGCGGCACCATGGTCACCAGCTTCGTCCTCACCATGGAGCTCATCGGCGCCAGATACAGAGACACCGTCGGCATCATCTACCAGATACCCTTCAACCTTGGACACCTATCTCTAGCGGCCTTCGGCTACTACCTCAGAGACTGGGACAAATTCCAACTGGCTATCTCGCTGCCGTCGCTCATATTCCTGAGCTATTATTATTTGTTGCCTGAATCGCCTAGGTGGCTTATCACTGCTGGAAGGACTGATGAAGCTGTGAAGATTATGACTGGCGCTGCTAAAAG AAACGGCCGGCCAACAGAGAACATCGCCTCGACCACGCAGAAGCTAAGCGTGGACGTGAGCAAGCCGGAGCGCGCGTCGTTCCTGGCGCTGTTCGCGCACCCGCGCCTGCGCGTGCGCACGCTCGCCATCTGCTTCAACTGGTTCGTGTGCGGGCTCTGCTTCTTCGGCGTGTCCCAGTACATCGGACATGTCGGCGGGAATATATTCACTAATGTCGCTATATCTGCTGCTATACAG GTCCCAGGCACTTTGATATCTATCTACGCGAACAGAGTTCTCGGACGGAAGATAACGCTTATCAGTTCCAACTGTATCACGGGGCTCAGCTGTCTACTCATAACCGTCGTCCCTCACTCGGGGGCTGGCCATCTCGCCCTCGGCTGCATTGGCCTCTGGGGCATGAGCATATCCTTCTCCACAGTATACTTGTACGCCGGGGAAATATTCCCCACAGTCGTCAGAAACTCCGGAGTAGGATTGTCGTCGACTGTAGCTAGAGTAGGTTCCATGGTGGCTCCGTTTGTAGCGACGATGTCTTCAGCCAGCCCCTGGTTGCCGCCTCTAGTGTTCGGCATCACGCCGCTCATCGGTGCTGGACTTTGTATACTTTTACCCGACACTAGGGGACGAAAATTGCCTGACACTATAGAAGAAGGTGAAGCGTGA
- the LOC125229513 gene encoding organic cation transporter protein-like isoform X5 has protein sequence MSIIFLAPPMNFTCAEESTTFDNVCHANCTSYKYDHSTFEDTIVSQWDLVCGRQWLKDLTQTFFMLGILVGNMVFGHLSDRFGRRMPFLAAVFLQLISGVATAYSVNWYMFTALRFMLAVATGGTMVTSFVLTMELIGARYRDTVGIIYQIPFNLGHLSLAAFGYYLRDWDKFQLAISLPSLIFLSYYYLLPESPRWLITAGRTDEAVKIMTGAAKRNGRPTENIASTTQKLSVDVSKPERASFLALFAHPRLRVRTLAICFNWFVCGLCFFGVSQYIGHVGGNIFTNVAISAAIQVPGTLISIYANRVLGRKITLISSNCITGLSCLLITVVPHSGAGHLALGCIGLWGMSISFSTVYLYAGEIFPTVVRNSGVGLSSTVARVGSMVAPFVATMSSASPWLPPLVFGITPLIGAGLCILLPDTRGRKLPDTIEEGEA, from the exons ATGAGCATCATCTTCCTCGCGCCCCCCATGAACTTCACCTGCGCCGAGGAATCTACCACTTTCGACAATGTTTGCCACGCCAACTGCACCAGCTACAAATACGACCACTCTACCTTCGAAGACACCATCGTCTCGCAATGGGATCTTGTCTGCGGACGACAATGGCTAAAAGATCTTACGCAAACCTTTTTCATGCTCGGCATCCTTGTTGGCAACATGGTCTTCGGCCACCTATCCGATCG GTTCGGACGAAGAATGCCGTTCCTAGCAGCAGTGTTCCTGCAGCTGATATCAGGCGTAGCGACGGCATATTCCGTGAACTGGTACATGTTCACAGCGCTCCGCTTCATGCTGGCCGTGGCCACCGGCGGCACCATGGTCACCAGCTTCGTCCTCACCATGGAGCTCATCGGCGCCAGATACAGAGACACCGTCGGCATCATCTACCAGATACCCTTCAACCTTGGACACCTATCTCTAGCGGCCTTCGGCTACTACCTCAGAGACTGGGACAAATTCCAACTGGCTATCTCGCTGCCGTCGCTCATATTCCTGAGCTATTATTATTTGTTGCCTGAATCGCCTAGGTGGCTTATCACTGCTGGAAGGACTGATGAAGCTGTGAAGATTATGACTGGCGCTGCTAAAAG AAACGGCCGGCCAACAGAGAACATCGCCTCGACCACGCAGAAGCTAAGCGTGGACGTGAGCAAGCCGGAGCGCGCGTCGTTCCTGGCGCTGTTCGCGCACCCGCGCCTGCGCGTGCGCACGCTCGCCATCTGCTTCAACTGGTTCGTGTGCGGGCTCTGCTTCTTCGGCGTGTCCCAGTACATCGGACATGTCGGCGGGAATATATTCACTAATGTCGCTATATCTGCTGCTATACAG GTCCCAGGCACTTTGATATCTATCTACGCGAACAGAGTTCTCGGACGGAAGATAACGCTTATCAGTTCCAACTGTATCACGGGGCTCAGCTGTCTACTCATAACCGTCGTCCCTCACTCGGGGGCTGGCCATCTCGCCCTCGGCTGCATTGGCCTCTGGGGCATGAGCATATCCTTCTCCACAGTATACTTGTACGCCGGGGAAATATTCCCCACAGTCGTCAGAAACTCCGGAGTAGGATTGTCGTCGACTGTAGCTAGAGTAGGTTCCATGGTGGCTCCGTTTGTAGCGACGATGTCTTCAGCCAGCCCCTGGTTGCCGCCTCTAGTGTTCGGCATCACGCCGCTCATCGGTGCTGGACTTTGTATACTTTTACCCGACACTAGGGGACGAAAATTGCCTGACACTATAGAAGAAGGTGAAGCGTGA